In a single window of the Acyrthosiphon pisum isolate AL4f chromosome X, pea_aphid_22Mar2018_4r6ur, whole genome shotgun sequence genome:
- the LOC100572826 gene encoding uncharacterized protein LOC100572826 isoform X1, with translation MYNDLYLQAEPFGGSTSQTRKNAQDENKNKHISYNINTVFNSKDYLQMPSSDHRNMGAQDGMASRTSFYNSGGSPQLQRESQTGISVDRQYDAGYNGMHEGERPAGGFPPDGQELLSTSRD, from the exons ATGTACAATGATCTTTATTTGCaag CAGAACCGTTCGGAGGCAGTACGAGTCAAACGCGGAAGAACGCACAGGACGAAAACAAGAACAAACACATATCGTACAACATCAACACGGTGTTCAACAGCAAAGATTATTTG CAAATGCCGTCGTCGGACCACAGGAACATGGGGGCACAAGACGGTATGGCGAGTCGGACGAGTTTCTACAATAGCGGCGGTAGTCCGCAGCTGCAGCGCGAGTCCCAGACGGGAATAAGCGTGGACAGACAATACGACGCCGGTTACAATGGAATGCACGAAGGTGAGAGGCCAGCTGGTGGATTCCCACCGGACGGACAAGAATTATTAAGTACGTcgagagattaa
- the LOC100572826 gene encoding uncharacterized protein LOC100572826 isoform X2, translated as MYNDLYLQEPFGGSTSQTRKNAQDENKNKHISYNINTVFNSKDYLQMPSSDHRNMGAQDGMASRTSFYNSGGSPQLQRESQTGISVDRQYDAGYNGMHEGERPAGGFPPDGQELLSTSRD; from the exons ATGTACAATGATCTTTATTTGCaag AACCGTTCGGAGGCAGTACGAGTCAAACGCGGAAGAACGCACAGGACGAAAACAAGAACAAACACATATCGTACAACATCAACACGGTGTTCAACAGCAAAGATTATTTG CAAATGCCGTCGTCGGACCACAGGAACATGGGGGCACAAGACGGTATGGCGAGTCGGACGAGTTTCTACAATAGCGGCGGTAGTCCGCAGCTGCAGCGCGAGTCCCAGACGGGAATAAGCGTGGACAGACAATACGACGCCGGTTACAATGGAATGCACGAAGGTGAGAGGCCAGCTGGTGGATTCCCACCGGACGGACAAGAATTATTAAGTACGTcgagagattaa